Proteins encoded in a region of the Candidatus Omnitrophota bacterium genome:
- a CDS encoding NAD(P)-dependent glycerol-3-phosphate dehydrogenase codes for MSKVTVIGDGGWGTALAILLDSKGIETTLWSFSPEYADYIDKHRENPKFLKGIRIPKGIKVTSEVSEASGSGYAVFVVPCEYLGQTAKRFIAADFKNVISATKGIEYDTLMRPSEILSGLFPNTEIGALSGPSIAYEVAQKVPTAVVLAGSRGHMKEAQEILTTDRFRIYTSDDITGVELGGALKNVIAIAAGISDGLGFGTNTKAAILTRGLAEITRLGERMGAKADTFRGLSGMGDLATTCISPRSRNRWLGEELGKGRSAREVLEGTEMVVEGAATCRAVRQLADKYNVEMPISSKVYEVIYEGKNAAEAVTELMTRDLKIED; via the coding sequence ATGAGCAAAGTTACCGTAATAGGAGACGGCGGCTGGGGTACGGCTTTGGCTATACTTCTTGATTCTAAGGGTATAGAGACCACTTTGTGGAGTTTTTCCCCTGAATACGCCGATTATATCGATAAGCACAGGGAAAATCCCAAATTCCTCAAAGGGATACGTATCCCTAAGGGGATAAAGGTCACTTCTGAAGTATCAGAAGCGTCCGGTTCCGGATACGCGGTCTTTGTTGTGCCGTGTGAATATCTCGGCCAGACCGCGAAGAGATTCATCGCGGCCGATTTTAAGAATGTGATAAGCGCTACAAAGGGGATCGAATACGATACATTGATGCGTCCGTCGGAGATCCTTTCGGGGCTTTTCCCGAATACCGAAATAGGCGCGTTATCCGGGCCCAGCATAGCTTATGAGGTGGCCCAGAAAGTGCCGACGGCCGTGGTCCTTGCCGGGAGCAGAGGGCATATGAAAGAGGCCCAGGAGATACTGACCACCGACCGGTTCCGTATCTATACTTCGGACGATATCACGGGCGTGGAGCTCGGTGGGGCGCTAAAGAACGTTATCGCCATAGCCGCGGGCATATCGGACGGTCTGGGGTTCGGTACGAATACAAAAGCGGCCATACTTACGAGAGGGCTTGCTGAGATCACCAGACTTGGCGAGAGAATGGGAGCGAAGGCCGATACTTTCAGAGGTCTTAGTGGTATGGGAGATCTGGCGACGACCTGTATAAGCCCGCGTAGTCGTAACAGGTGGTTGGGGGAGGAATTGGGCAAAGGCAGGTCCGCCCGGGAGGTGCTTGAAGGTACCGAGATGGTAGTTGAAGGCGCGGCAACTTGTAGAGCCGTAAGGCAACTGGCAGATAAATACAACGTTGAGATGCCAATAAGTTCCAAAGTGTATGAAGTTATCTACGAAGGCAAGAACGCGGCGGAAGCGGTTACAGAGCTGATGACGCGAGATCTCAAAATAGAAGATTGA
- a CDS encoding homoserine dehydrogenase, whose translation MKTVNIGIIGVGTIGKGVYDAVISNGPLIEKRAGVSLKVKGVCDSAAAALKDISRGKCDIITGSYDDLLNDNDIDVIVELIGGIEPAKSIILGAIRKGKHVVTANKALLSEHWKEIFSAASAKGVSVNFEASVGGAIPVIRTLRDSFVANRIETIYGILNGTTNFILTEMSEKGCSFADALGTAQAKGFAESDPTLDISGADSAHKLAILSVLGFGADVTAKDVYTEGIELVSSQDIRNAARWGYSVKLLAIAKNTADGIELRVHPTLIPVSHLLSGVRGADNAIFIKGDLVGESLLFGKGAGSRPTASSVMGDIIEIARNMNSSGSPDQPACDPVFAPGGRIKKMEDIKISYYLRFSVIDKPGVLAGISSVLAKNNISIASVSQDERNEGGPVPVIILTHKALEGDMRKAIMEADKLEHVSDSTVAIRMEQ comes from the coding sequence ATGAAAACGGTCAATATAGGCATAATAGGCGTTGGTACCATAGGCAAGGGCGTATATGATGCTGTGATAAGCAATGGACCTCTTATCGAGAAAAGGGCCGGGGTGTCTTTAAAGGTCAAAGGTGTATGCGATAGTGCGGCGGCCGCGTTGAAAGACATTTCCAGGGGAAAATGTGATATCATTACCGGGTCCTATGATGATCTGCTGAACGATAACGACATAGACGTGATCGTTGAACTTATTGGCGGTATTGAGCCGGCAAAGAGCATAATACTTGGGGCGATACGTAAGGGCAAGCATGTAGTTACGGCTAACAAGGCCCTTTTATCCGAGCACTGGAAAGAGATCTTTTCGGCGGCTTCCGCGAAAGGTGTATCCGTGAATTTCGAGGCGAGTGTAGGCGGCGCCATACCCGTTATCAGGACCTTACGTGACAGTTTTGTCGCTAACAGGATAGAGACCATATACGGCATACTCAACGGTACGACCAATTTCATATTGACGGAAATGTCGGAAAAAGGATGTTCTTTCGCCGACGCCCTGGGGACCGCGCAGGCCAAAGGGTTCGCTGAAAGCGATCCGACCCTGGATATAAGCGGGGCCGACAGCGCGCATAAGCTGGCAATATTGTCGGTACTGGGATTTGGCGCGGATGTTACGGCAAAAGACGTTTACACCGAAGGGATAGAGCTTGTATCCAGCCAGGACATCAGGAACGCCGCAAGATGGGGATATAGCGTTAAGCTCCTGGCTATCGCCAAGAATACCGCCGACGGCATAGAGCTTCGGGTCCATCCGACGTTGATACCGGTATCTCATCTTCTTTCGGGTGTACGCGGCGCGGACAATGCCATATTCATCAAGGGTGACCTCGTCGGGGAATCGCTGCTTTTTGGCAAAGGGGCCGGAAGCAGGCCGACAGCGAGTTCCGTTATGGGCGATATCATCGAGATAGCAAGGAACATGAACAGCTCCGGGAGTCCGGACCAGCCGGCATGCGACCCGGTTTTCGCTCCCGGTGGCAGGATAAAGAAGATGGAAGATATAAAGATATCTTATTACCTGAGGTTCTCCGTTATTGATAAGCCCGGTGTGCTGGCCGGTATATCTTCCGTTCTCGCTAAGAATAACATAAGTATCGCCAGTGTATCTCAGGACGAAAGGAATGAAGGTGGGCCGGTGCCCGTGATAATACTTACGCATAAAGCGCTTGAAGGCGATATGAGAAAAGCCATAATGGAAGCGGATAAGCTGGAACACGTAAGCGACAGTACGGTCGCCATAAGGATGGAACAGTAG
- the plsY gene encoding glycerol-3-phosphate 1-O-acyltransferase PlsY produces MIYIFLAIICAYLIGSFPTAYIFGKAMKGIDIREHGSGNVGATNVARTIGKKAAIAVFIIDVLKGFVAVTLLPEMLKRLVPEMADKYFISDIPRQLSVVVIFLGVAAIAGHIWNVFLGFKGGKGVATTAGVIGGMMPVVLAACLLVWGVVFMFTRYVSIASISAALVLPVLTMVTGKDLEVVLFSCGLCFLGIYSHRSNIRRLFQGTENRFVKIKKSQ; encoded by the coding sequence ATGATATATATATTTCTCGCGATAATATGCGCGTATCTCATTGGTTCTTTCCCTACCGCGTATATATTCGGCAAGGCAATGAAGGGGATCGACATTCGCGAACATGGCAGTGGAAATGTAGGCGCTACGAATGTCGCGAGGACCATCGGTAAAAAAGCCGCTATAGCGGTCTTCATCATAGATGTGCTCAAGGGGTTCGTCGCGGTAACGTTGTTGCCGGAGATGTTGAAACGTCTTGTGCCGGAAATGGCGGATAAGTATTTCATATCTGATATACCCAGACAACTGAGTGTTGTCGTGATCTTTCTGGGAGTGGCGGCTATCGCCGGGCATATCTGGAATGTTTTTCTTGGGTTCAAGGGGGGGAAGGGTGTAGCGACGACCGCTGGCGTGATCGGAGGCATGATGCCCGTGGTGCTTGCCGCCTGCCTGTTGGTCTGGGGGGTGGTATTCATGTTCACCCGATATGTGTCGATCGCGTCCATTTCAGCGGCTTTGGTCCTTCCTGTTCTTACCATGGTCACCGGAAAAGATCTTGAGGTAGTTCTTTTTTCGTGCGGACTGTGTTTTCTAGGCATCTATTCACATCGTAGCAATATCAGGCGTCTTTTCCAGGGGACCGAAAACCGCTTCGTTAAGATTAAAAAAAGCCAGTAA
- the thrC gene encoding threonine synthase, translated as MGLIDKYRKYLPVSGKTPVISLEEGDTPLIKADPVAAVVGKGYRVWLKYEGLNPTGSFKDRGMTMAVSKALEAGSKAVACASTGNTSASAAAYSARAGIKCIVVIPEGAIALGKLAQALIHGAKVIAIKGNFDDALEIVRELTEKYPITLVNSINPYRIEGQKTSSFEICDKLGHAPDYHALPVGNAGNITAYWKGYKEYKASGITRSCPVMLGFQAAGAAPIVEGRPVKDPQTIATAIKIGNPASWKSAEEARDESGGLIDKVTDDEILDAYKFLAGKVGVFCEPASAASVAGVMKKAGEGYFPELADGETKDIICVLTGHGLKDPDRAIKCLEHPPVVEPKLEEVVKEAGL; from the coding sequence ATGGGACTTATAGACAAATACAGAAAATATCTTCCGGTATCGGGGAAAACCCCGGTGATCTCTCTTGAGGAAGGGGATACGCCGCTGATAAAAGCCGATCCTGTAGCCGCGGTCGTTGGCAAAGGATACAGGGTGTGGCTTAAGTATGAAGGCCTGAACCCTACCGGGAGTTTCAAGGACAGGGGAATGACCATGGCGGTCTCAAAAGCCCTGGAGGCGGGATCAAAGGCCGTCGCGTGCGCGTCTACGGGGAATACCTCGGCTTCGGCTGCGGCATACTCGGCACGTGCGGGCATAAAATGCATAGTGGTCATTCCCGAAGGCGCTATAGCGCTCGGTAAGCTGGCCCAGGCCCTTATACACGGCGCGAAGGTCATAGCAATCAAGGGTAATTTCGACGACGCGCTGGAAATAGTGAGAGAGCTTACGGAAAAGTATCCTATAACTTTGGTGAACTCGATAAATCCGTATCGTATCGAAGGGCAGAAGACCTCTTCTTTCGAGATATGCGATAAGCTGGGCCATGCCCCGGATTATCACGCGCTTCCGGTCGGGAATGCCGGGAACATCACGGCGTATTGGAAAGGATATAAAGAATATAAGGCCTCGGGTATTACCAGGTCATGCCCGGTAATGCTTGGTTTCCAGGCTGCGGGGGCCGCTCCCATAGTGGAAGGAAGGCCCGTAAAAGACCCGCAGACCATAGCGACGGCGATAAAGATCGGGAATCCCGCCAGTTGGAAGTCCGCCGAGGAGGCAAGGGATGAGTCCGGTGGGCTCATAGACAAGGTGACGGACGATGAGATCCTTGACGCCTATAAGTTCCTGGCCGGGAAAGTCGGGGTGTTCTGTGAACCCGCGTCGGCGGCAAGCGTGGCGGGTGTAATGAAAAAGGCGGGAGAGGGATATTTCCCGGAACTTGCGGATGGGGAGACAAAGGACATAATCTGTGTGCTCACGGGCCATGGGCTCAAGGATCCGGATCGCGCTATAAAATGCCTGGAACATCCTCCGGTAGTTGAGCCAAAGCTTGAAGAGGTGGTCAAGGAGGCTGGTCTATAA
- a CDS encoding CDP-alcohol phosphatidyltransferase family protein, protein MNLANRLTLLRIVLVPVFITLVLYGKLTEALVVFTIATITDALDGYIARTRNEKTEIGAVMDPLADKLLIGSAFISFSLVSGLPEHLKIPVYVPVIIISRDVIILAGIASINMIFDKVDIRPTVIGKITTFFQMLTVIALLVEFIYSKWLCSVTVVLTVISGLDYLRIGSGYINGKSE, encoded by the coding sequence ATGAACCTGGCGAATCGTCTTACGTTGTTAAGGATAGTGCTTGTTCCGGTCTTTATAACGCTTGTGCTTTATGGTAAGCTTACCGAAGCGCTTGTAGTCTTCACAATAGCCACGATCACGGACGCTTTGGACGGATATATAGCCAGGACCAGGAACGAGAAGACCGAGATTGGGGCGGTGATGGACCCGTTGGCGGATAAACTGCTTATCGGCAGCGCGTTCATAAGTTTCAGCCTTGTGTCCGGCCTGCCTGAGCACCTGAAAATACCGGTATATGTGCCGGTGATCATAATATCGAGGGACGTGATCATTCTCGCGGGGATAGCGTCCATTAACATGATCTTCGACAAAGTGGACATAAGGCCCACAGTGATAGGGAAGATCACCACGTTCTTCCAGATGCTGACAGTTATAGCGCTTCTTGTGGAGTTCATATATTCAAAATGGTTGTGTAGCGTGACCGTGGTACTTACGGTCATATCGGGGTTGGATTATTTAAGGATAGGGTCCGGGTATATAAATGGAAAATCCGAATGA
- a CDS encoding aspartate kinase: MGRRKVIVQKFGGSSVANPDRIKGVARRVALTKQKGNDVVVVVSALGDTTDELVELASQITDNPSDREMDMLLSTGEQVSVALLAMALHEREVEAISFTGAQVGIVTDSSHTKAKILDVGTKRIKKELAKGKVVIVAGFQGINPDHEITTLGRGGSDMTAVALAKVLSADLCEIYTDVKGVYTADPRVVPDARKLSTITYEEMLEMASLGAQVMQARSMEVAGKYNVPMQIRSSMSPEEGTLVTREVKDMEDVLVRGVTSNKNEAKVTVCDVPDKPGEASKLFEELAKADVNVDMIVQNISRTRSTDISFTVEEKDLTRTQNVIKSIVKHIGAKGVKFDKNIAKVSVVGIGMRSHSGVAARMFRALATEKINIGMISTSEIKISCVVEKQDADRAVRVIHKAFGLGEKKRSSKRKK; encoded by the coding sequence ATGGGCAGGAGAAAAGTCATAGTACAGAAATTCGGTGGCTCCAGCGTGGCCAATCCCGACAGGATAAAAGGGGTGGCGCGTAGAGTAGCGCTTACAAAACAAAAAGGGAACGATGTGGTCGTAGTGGTGTCGGCTTTGGGGGACACTACCGACGAACTTGTGGAGCTCGCGTCCCAGATAACGGATAACCCGTCGGACCGGGAGATGGACATGCTGCTTTCTACGGGGGAACAGGTCTCTGTAGCGCTTCTAGCTATGGCCCTGCATGAAAGGGAAGTGGAAGCGATCTCTTTCACCGGGGCCCAGGTCGGCATTGTGACAGACTCCTCACATACCAAGGCCAAGATACTGGATGTCGGCACTAAGCGTATAAAAAAGGAACTGGCCAAGGGCAAGGTTGTTATAGTGGCCGGCTTCCAAGGTATAAATCCGGACCACGAGATAACCACTCTCGGACGCGGTGGCAGCGATATGACGGCGGTAGCGCTGGCAAAAGTCCTTTCCGCGGACCTGTGCGAGATATATACCGACGTGAAAGGCGTGTATACCGCGGATCCCAGGGTCGTGCCGGATGCGCGTAAATTGAGCACGATAACTTATGAGGAAATGCTGGAAATGGCTTCTCTCGGGGCTCAGGTAATGCAGGCTCGGAGCATGGAAGTGGCCGGCAAATACAACGTTCCCATGCAGATAAGATCAAGCATGTCCCCGGAAGAAGGGACATTGGTAACCAGGGAGGTCAAGGATATGGAAGATGTTTTGGTCAGGGGCGTGACCTCGAACAAGAACGAGGCCAAAGTAACCGTTTGCGATGTGCCTGATAAGCCAGGTGAGGCCAGCAAGCTATTTGAGGAACTCGCGAAGGCGGATGTGAACGTGGATATGATAGTACAGAACATTTCCAGGACCAGGTCCACCGACATTTCCTTTACTGTCGAGGAAAAGGACCTTACCAGGACCCAGAATGTCATAAAGAGCATAGTGAAGCACATAGGCGCTAAGGGCGTGAAATTCGATAAGAACATCGCTAAGGTCTCGGTGGTCGGCATAGGAATGCGAAGCCATTCCGGTGTTGCCGCCAGGATGTTCAGGGCCCTGGCTACCGAGAAGATAAACATCGGCATGATCTCCACGAGCGAGATAAAGATATCGTGTGTAGTGGAAAAACAAGATGCTGACAGGGCGGTCCGTGTGATACATAAGGCTTTCGGGCTTGGAGAGAAGAAGCGGTCGTCCAAAAGGAAAAAATAG
- a CDS encoding cofactor-independent phosphoglycerate mutase produces the protein MKYIILVPDGMAGEPLEELNDRTCMEVANAPGMNLIAKKGIVGISSNVPKGMTPASDVANLSILGYDPRKYYCGRGPLEAANLGVDLGPNDVAFRFNMVSISDGIMADYSAGHISTKETDMLVKELDRCLGSSRYRFYTGTSYRNLLVIKCSSRTEAERLAKTECFAPHDILDQPIDKYYPKEQELVDIMVRGREVLKGHDINKVRIDLGQNPADMIWVWGQGKKPDMPLFSSAYGLSGAIISAVDLLKGMGKVLGLRVIDVPGATGYYDTDYSGKAEAALEALDEMDMVFIHVEAPDEAGHNGDILEKIKAIENFDSKITSRVLKAMENSGKDFRVLISPDHPTPVKKRTHTSDPVPFAIAGKGVEPDGVTVFSEKAAKAGSMELKHGHELMKLLISK, from the coding sequence ATGAAGTATATTATCCTCGTTCCTGACGGTATGGCGGGAGAACCGCTGGAAGAGCTCAATGACCGTACATGTATGGAAGTGGCCAACGCGCCGGGCATGAACCTGATAGCGAAAAAAGGTATCGTTGGGATATCAAGCAATGTCCCAAAAGGTATGACGCCGGCGAGCGATGTGGCTAATCTTTCCATATTGGGATATGATCCCCGGAAATATTATTGCGGGAGAGGGCCATTGGAAGCGGCTAATCTGGGTGTGGACCTGGGGCCGAACGACGTGGCGTTCAGGTTCAACATGGTATCTATCTCCGACGGTATAATGGCCGATTATTCGGCCGGGCATATTTCTACGAAAGAGACCGATATGCTTGTCAAGGAGCTGGACAGATGTCTTGGAAGCAGCCGCTACAGGTTCTATACCGGGACAAGCTACAGGAACCTGCTTGTTATCAAGTGTTCGTCCCGGACCGAAGCCGAAAGACTGGCCAAGACGGAATGTTTCGCGCCCCATGACATACTGGACCAGCCGATAGACAAATATTACCCGAAAGAACAGGAACTGGTGGATATCATGGTCAGGGGGCGTGAGGTCCTCAAGGGACATGATATAAACAAGGTTCGTATCGACCTTGGCCAGAACCCGGCTGACATGATATGGGTATGGGGTCAGGGGAAAAAACCCGACATGCCATTGTTCTCGAGCGCTTACGGTCTTTCAGGGGCCATAATATCGGCGGTCGATCTTCTCAAGGGAATGGGCAAAGTGCTTGGGCTGCGGGTCATAGATGTGCCCGGTGCCACGGGTTATTACGATACGGATTACAGCGGAAAGGCTGAAGCGGCGCTCGAGGCGCTTGACGAGATGGATATGGTCTTCATACATGTAGAAGCCCCGGATGAAGCCGGGCATAATGGCGATATCCTGGAGAAGATAAAAGCCATAGAGAATTTTGACAGCAAGATCACTTCGCGGGTCTTGAAGGCCATGGAGAACAGTGGTAAGGACTTCAGGGTGCTTATCTCCCCGGACCATCCTACTCCCGTCAAGAAAAGGACCCATACTTCCGATCCGGTACCGTTCGCTATAGCCGGTAAAGGAGTGGAGCCGGATGGTGTTACGGTGTTCTCGGAAAAAGCCGCCAAAGCCGGCAGCATGGAGTTGAAACACGGGCATGAACTGATGAAGTTATTGATATCGAAATGA
- the lepB gene encoding signal peptidase I yields MIYRKYSWDWWWYEWVKPVLVAGVLALFIRTFIIQPFKIPSHSMFPTLKPGDRIFVNKFVYGAKIPFTHIKLPELEDPVSGDIVVFKSPVEKKKFLIKRYIAGPGDTVMIQNGKVYVNGKVLDSVPFNRFYYYGKGEYGEEGKEIHVPEGEFYVLGDNSANSLDSRYWGFTPVDNMVGKAFVIHWPITRIRLLKGGD; encoded by the coding sequence GTGATCTATCGTAAATACTCATGGGACTGGTGGTGGTACGAATGGGTGAAGCCGGTCCTGGTCGCTGGGGTGCTGGCGCTTTTCATCAGGACGTTCATCATACAGCCGTTCAAGATACCGTCCCATTCCATGTTCCCTACGCTTAAGCCGGGCGACCGTATATTCGTCAACAAGTTCGTGTATGGGGCGAAAATACCGTTCACCCATATTAAGCTGCCGGAACTGGAAGATCCGGTATCCGGTGATATCGTCGTGTTCAAGTCCCCGGTCGAAAAGAAAAAGTTCCTCATTAAGCGTTATATAGCCGGGCCTGGGGATACGGTCATGATACAGAACGGCAAGGTGTACGTGAACGGTAAGGTCCTGGACTCAGTACCGTTCAACCGTTTCTACTATTACGGCAAGGGCGAGTATGGGGAGGAAGGGAAAGAGATACATGTTCCCGAGGGAGAGTTCTACGTGCTTGGGGATAACAGCGCTAACTCGCTTGATTCCAGGTATTGGGGGTTCACCCCGGTAGACAATATGGTCGGCAAGGCTTTCGTGATACACTGGCCTATTACGAGGATACGTCTCTTAAAAGGTGGGGATTAA
- the der gene encoding ribosome biogenesis GTPase Der, producing MENPNELPTISIVGRPNVGKSSVFNCLLGERKAVVVEQSGTTRDRVESFVDIGGAKARLIDTGGYMAGDKDRFSHEIQQQIFSAMEEAELILVVVDAMAGMTPMDTEIAFLLRKYSKNILLVANKVDNARIESGISEFYTLGLGEPMPISALHKRGVQSLKKHIRKIMGAASGRPAVKKDTRYIKIAVVGRPNVGKSSFVNALLKKKRFIVSEVPGTTRDSMDTYFKYDDTDYILIDTAGIRHRKKVKEPVDSYSMMRSRDAIERADVAFLLIDAAEGMTRDDTGILNFIEEQGKACLVLINKWDLAAGVDDVDQDGYKDHLLEENSKLEKYPLLYASAKKDYNVLESLAIAKELDTSLNMKVPTPALNKVFEKRDPGQVPVPRRDKRPNFLYIVQTGTRPISFDYFVNDPAWVSPAHLSFIENQLRSNFPLKGLPVRINLKRSRKERK from the coding sequence ATGGAAAATCCGAATGAACTTCCGACAATAAGCATAGTCGGCAGGCCTAATGTGGGAAAATCTTCCGTCTTCAACTGTCTTCTTGGGGAAAGAAAGGCGGTCGTTGTAGAGCAGTCCGGTACTACCCGGGACAGGGTGGAGTCTTTTGTGGACATCGGGGGGGCAAAGGCAAGGCTCATCGATACGGGCGGGTATATGGCCGGAGATAAGGATCGGTTCTCACATGAGATCCAGCAGCAGATATTCAGCGCCATGGAGGAGGCGGAGCTCATTCTGGTAGTAGTGGACGCCATGGCGGGTATGACGCCGATGGATACGGAAATAGCGTTCCTTTTGAGGAAGTACAGCAAAAATATCCTTCTTGTGGCGAACAAGGTCGATAACGCTAGGATAGAGAGCGGGATATCCGAGTTCTATACGCTTGGACTGGGGGAGCCCATGCCGATCTCCGCTTTGCACAAGAGGGGTGTCCAGTCACTGAAAAAGCATATCAGGAAGATCATGGGTGCCGCCAGTGGCAGGCCTGCCGTGAAAAAAGACACGCGGTACATCAAGATAGCCGTGGTCGGGAGGCCGAACGTCGGGAAATCATCGTTCGTGAACGCCCTGCTGAAAAAGAAGCGGTTCATCGTCAGTGAGGTCCCCGGGACGACCAGGGATTCCATGGATACATATTTCAAGTATGATGATACCGATTATATATTGATCGACACAGCCGGTATCAGGCACAGGAAAAAGGTCAAGGAACCGGTGGATTCCTACAGTATGATGCGTTCGCGTGACGCGATAGAAAGGGCGGATGTCGCCTTTCTTCTTATTGATGCCGCGGAGGGGATGACGAGGGACGATACGGGTATATTGAATTTCATAGAAGAGCAGGGAAAAGCGTGCCTTGTCCTCATAAATAAGTGGGACCTTGCCGCCGGCGTCGATGACGTGGACCAGGATGGTTATAAAGACCATCTTCTGGAAGAGAACAGCAAGCTTGAAAAATATCCGCTGCTTTACGCTTCCGCCAAGAAAGATTATAACGTGCTTGAAAGTCTTGCCATAGCGAAGGAGCTGGATACATCGCTTAACATGAAAGTCCCGACGCCGGCGCTTAACAAGGTGTTCGAGAAAAGGGACCCGGGGCAGGTGCCCGTTCCCCGAAGGGACAAACGGCCTAATTTCCTGTACATTGTGCAGACCGGGACACGGCCGATAAGTTTTGATTATTTCGTGAACGACCCCGCATGGGTATCTCCGGCACATTTGAGCTTTATCGAGAACCAGCTCAGGAGTAATTTCCCTTTAAAGGGTCTCCCGGTGAGGATAAATCTAAAGAGATCGAGAAAGGAAAGAAAATGA
- the cimA gene encoding citramalate synthase, translated as MKKVFIYDTTLRDGSQSEGISFSVKDKMRIAQKLDEIGVDFIEGGWPGSNPKDDEFFAEAAKGLKLKKAELVAFGSTRRAGVKASEDVVMKGLLKAKTSYVTIFGKSWDLHVKSVFRTTLKENLSMIEDSVRYLRQKGRKVIYDAEHFFDGYEDNPEYAIETLEAALAGGAETLVLCDTNGGALTGRVFEIVEEVKETINAPLGIHVHNDGEMAVANSVAAVQAGCDHVQGTFNGYGERCGNANLVSILPALKFKLGMTCLTAFGFKELTEASRYISEISNVKQQDFQPYVGKSAFAHKAGVHVNAMLKNPRTYEHLPPETVGNKRRMLISELSGKSSIIDKAGEMGINMDKDSRRAKEILNCVQDMEKAGYQFELAEASLLLLMQKASDTFKKHLDMEDFRVIVEKRGDGPVVSEATVKLKIGNEYRHTVSLGDGPVHAMDQALRKCLMEFYPSLKEMHLSDFRVRVLDEKAATAAPVRVLIQSQDRTDSWWTVGVSENIIEASWLALKDSIEYKFMKDEKKKR; from the coding sequence ATGAAAAAAGTGTTCATTTACGATACAACCCTCAGGGACGGGTCCCAGTCGGAGGGCATCTCTTTCAGCGTAAAGGACAAAATGCGTATTGCCCAGAAACTGGATGAGATCGGTGTGGATTTTATAGAGGGTGGCTGGCCGGGGTCGAACCCGAAGGATGATGAGTTCTTCGCCGAAGCCGCCAAAGGCCTTAAACTTAAAAAGGCCGAACTTGTCGCTTTCGGCAGTACGCGGAGGGCGGGAGTCAAGGCTTCCGAAGACGTGGTGATGAAGGGTCTCCTCAAGGCCAAGACCTCGTATGTTACGATATTTGGAAAAAGCTGGGATCTGCACGTGAAAAGCGTGTTCAGGACCACGCTCAAGGAGAACCTCAGTATGATCGAGGATTCGGTAAGGTACTTGAGGCAGAAAGGTCGCAAGGTCATATATGATGCCGAACATTTTTTTGACGGTTATGAAGATAATCCCGAATACGCGATAGAGACGCTCGAAGCGGCGCTTGCCGGAGGGGCCGAGACGCTGGTACTCTGCGACACTAATGGTGGGGCATTGACCGGGCGTGTATTTGAAATAGTGGAAGAGGTCAAGGAAACGATTAACGCTCCGCTTGGTATACATGTACATAACGACGGGGAAATGGCTGTCGCGAACTCGGTCGCGGCGGTACAGGCGGGATGTGATCATGTCCAGGGTACGTTCAACGGTTATGGCGAAAGATGCGGGAATGCCAACCTGGTCTCTATCCTGCCCGCTCTTAAGTTCAAGCTGGGGATGACATGTCTTACGGCGTTCGGATTCAAGGAATTGACGGAAGCATCCAGGTATATATCCGAGATCAGCAATGTCAAACAACAGGATTTCCAGCCGTATGTGGGCAAGAGCGCGTTCGCCCATAAGGCCGGGGTGCATGTGAACGCCATGCTCAAGAACCCCAGGACTTATGAGCATCTTCCCCCCGAGACAGTGGGAAATAAGAGGAGAATGCTTATTTCGGAGCTTTCCGGAAAATCCAGCATAATCGACAAGGCCGGCGAGATGGGGATAAATATGGATAAGGATTCCAGGCGGGCCAAAGAGATACTCAACTGTGTGCAGGACATGGAGAAAGCGGGATACCAGTTCGAACTGGCGGAAGCGTCCCTGCTCCTTTTGATGCAGAAGGCTTCTGATACGTTCAAAAAACACCTGGACATGGAGGATTTCAGGGTCATAGTCGAAAAGCGGGGGGACGGACCGGTTGTGTCCGAAGCTACTGTAAAACTTAAAATAGGGAATGAGTACAGGCATACTGTTTCCCTTGGTGACGGTCCCGTTCATGCCATGGACCAGGCCTTACGGAAATGTCTCATGGAATTCTATCCATCCCTGAAGGAAATGCACCTTTCGGATTTCAGGGTAAGGGTGCTCGACGAGAAAGCGGCCACGGCCGCGCCTGTAAGGGTGCTCATACAGTCACAGGACAGGACAGATTCGTGGTGGACGGTCGGGGTATCCGAGAATATCATTGAGGCCAGCTGGCTCGCGCTCAAGGACTCGATCGAATATAAATTCATGAAGGACGAAAAGAAAAAGAGATGA